One window from the genome of Polyodon spathula isolate WHYD16114869_AA chromosome 59, ASM1765450v1, whole genome shotgun sequence encodes:
- the LOC121307819 gene encoding protein phosphatase 1 regulatory inhibitor subunit 16B-like → MDTSVNWTVIHLLNKRMLAALSTEVTWGPVNDAEVSDGSSASSLAVRYLLRNSVDPNLCNDDGLTALHQCCIDNYEEIAKILLNRGANVNARDNELWTPLHAAATCGHASLVKVLIQQGADLLAVNSDGNMPYDLCEDDPTLDIIEMAMTNRGITQEMINEVRVAVEKRMISDIQELLQSHQDLNKTDKQGATLLHIAAANERPVLISSPSFQLHIAAANERPVLISSPSFQLHIAAANERPVLISSPSFQLHIAAANERPVLISSPSFQLHIAAANERPVLISSPSFQLHIAAANERRVLISSPSFQLHIAAANGYIQAAELLLEHGARVNIRDFDGWLPLHAAACWGQIQVAELLVSHGASLNAKTYLDETPIDLCENEEFKAMLLDLKHKHDIIMKSQLTHKTSLCRRTSSAGSRGKVVRRASVSDLNNLYRKEYETEAIVWLGGKKPEEREEDERERESDQENPVPQKATPEKTPKPAKEQKPTGSTPNGKISLSSTSTHPPCNGDAPRSPSTPEPPSSLTDPWAAYNERSHQTLAELKRQRAATKLLSHPLLNGHLANGTSPAESRLTLVSSNGSSVYYTVTSGDPPLLRLKQPVEEVNVKAQGCCTIS, encoded by the exons ATGGATACATCAGTTAACTGGACTGTGATTCACCTGCTGAACAAGCGTATGCTAGCAGCCCT TAGCACAGAAGTCACATGGGGGCCCGTGAACGATGCTGAAGTATCCGATGGATCCTCTGCTTCCTCTCTTGCAGTACGTTACTTACTGAGGAACAGCGTGGATCCCAATCTCTGCAATGATGACGGCTTGACTGCACTGCATCAG TGCTGCATAGATAACTACGAAGAGATCGCGAAGATCCTCCTGAACCGCGGGGCCAACGTCAACGCGCGGGACAATGAGCTGTGGACCCCCCTCCACGCTGCTGCCACCTGCGGCCACGCCAGCCTGGTCAAGGTCCTCATCCAGCA GGGCGCTGACCTGTTGGCGGTGAACTCGGATGGCAACATGCCCTACGACCTGTGTGAGGATGACCCCACCCTTGACATCATCGAGATGGCCATGACCAATCGAG GGATCACTCAGGAAATGATCAACGAGGTGCGTGTGGCAGTGGAGAAGCGCATGATCTCAGACATCCAGGAGCTGCTGCAGAGCCACCAGGACCTGAACAAGACAGACAAGCAGGGGGCAACACTG CTCCACATCGCTGCAGCGAATGAGCGTCCTGTCCTaatctcctctccctctttccaGCTCCACATCGCTGCAGCGAATGAGCGTCCTGTCCTaatctcctctccctctttccaGCTCCACATCGCTGCAGCGAATGAGCGTCCTGTCCTaatctcctctccctctttccaGCTCCACATCGCTGCAGCGAATGAGCGTCCTGTCCTaatctcctctccctctttccaGCTCCACATCGCTGCAGCGAATGAGCGTCCTGTCCTaatctcctctccctctttccaGCTCCACATCGCTGCAGCGAATGAGCGTCGTGTCCTaatctcctctccctctttccaGCTCCACATCGCTGCAGCAAATGGTTACATCCAGGCTGCAGAACTCCTCTTGGAGCATGGAGCCCGGGTGAATATCAGAGACTTTGACGGTTGGCTGCCACTCCATGCTGCAGCCTGCTGGGGGCAG ATACAGGTGGCTGAGTTGTTGGTTTCCCATGGAGCCAGTCTGAATGCCAAAACCTACCTGGATGAGACTCCTATTG ACCTGTGTGAGAATGAGGAGTTCAAAGCCATGCTCCTGGACCTGAAGCACAAGCATGACATCATCATGAAGTCCCAGCTCACACACAAGACTTCCCTGTGTAGGAGGACCTCCAGTGCAGGCAGCCGGGG gaAGGTGGTGCGCAGGGCCAGCGTTTCCGATCTCAACAATCTATACAGAAAGGAGTACGAGACCGAGGCCATCGTGTGGCTGGGGGGGAAGAAgccggaggagagggaggaggatgaACGGGAGAGAGAGTCCGATCAAGAGAACCCCGTTCCG CAGAAAGCAACACCAGAGAAGACCCCCAAACCAGCCAAGGAGCAGAAACCCACTGGCAGCACTCCGAACGGGAAGATCTCCTTATCCAGCACCTCCACACACCCCCCTTGCAATGGAGATGCCCCCAGGAGCCCCTCGACCCCAGAGCCCCCCAGCTCCCTTACAGACCCCTGGGCTGCCTACAACGAGCGGAGCCACCAGACCCTGGCGGAGCTGAAGAGGCAGAGAGCCGCCACCAAGCTGCTCAGTCACCCGCTGCTCAACGGTCACCTAGCCAATGGGACTAGCCCGGCTGAGTCACGCCTGACCCTGGTCTCCTCCAACGGGAGCTCGGTTTATTACACAGTGACCAGCGGGGACCCGCCCCTTCTGAGACTCAAGCAACCAGTGGAGGAGGTCAATGTGAAGGCGCAGGGCTGCTGTACCATTTCGTAG
- the LOC121307857 gene encoding retinoblastoma-like protein 1 yields the protein MRGAKSDSDSGSGPESGKDEVNQVRKSLDALCQELNMDEETAAEALQNFTAIWDTYTLEGDVVHWLACSLYTACRRGSTPTVGKGMMEGNFVSLTRILRSSKLSLIQFFSKMKKWADMSSLSQEFRERIERLERNFEVSTVIFKKFEPIFLDMFQNPQEEPPKIPRSRKQRRLPCHISDVFKFCWTLFVYTKGNFRMIGDDLVNSYHLLLCCLDLVFGNALLCPNRKDLINPHFKGLPADYHDPDYTLPKEPPCIIERLCELHDGLVVEAKGIKEHYFKPYICKLFERQILKGNDEFFTEMLDIPYFTGNNKTVNKEYEEYVLTVGDFDERVFLGADADEEIGTPRKSALEFPGGKLSARMQVECNLQQHFEKTQSFAPSTPLTGRRYLREKETMVTPVSSATQSVSRLQSMVLGLKNAPTEQLLQIFSSCSRNPSETILNRVKSLGETFRRHYTRDTDEQPGSHMDFADNRLKLAEILYYKILENVMAQETRRLHGKDMAVLLEQDIFHRSLMACCLEVVLFAYSSQRTFPWIINVFKLRPFYFYKVIEVVIRSEEGLSRDMVKHLNSIEEQILESRAWSQDSALWECLRVVQNKVPTCEEVTFPSNFESGNGSGGLSHLPMAPLSPVIHPRLKEVRTDLSGSARRDVPPSPISVHDRYSSPMAGSAKRRLFGEDPSSGFPVSKISFSQGGALKIIHTPSSPRDAAPLPPGCTLVTMATATVTTTNGQKVMIPVKGVANETGGITFIPMGVNAADQQKGVDSSSPTPLSAQALHGASPTRSRGAAAQEAQPASSKPKKTGSLALFFRKVYHLASVRLRDLCLKLDISAELRRKIWTCFEFSLVHCTDLMKDRHLDQLLLCAVYILAKVTKEDRSFQDIMKCYRSQPQATSHVYRSVLLKKAARPPQPDANNAEGHEERMDCEVKSKEGSPTDNCIDPGDDRGDLIQFYNSVYILRMKSFAMKYAITNLDHRMEAPPLSPFPSVKSLPLSPRRISQRHSIYVSPHKNGSCLTPVSAMTYKFNGSPSKDLRDINNMIKQGERMSKKRAFTMDSDSDSPAKRLCQESDDVLLKRLQDVVSERANH from the exons ATGCGGGGCGCAAAAAGCGATTCTGATTCCGGATCTGGACCCGAGTCTGGAAAGGATGAGGTGAACCAGGTTCGGAAAAGTTTAGATGCGCTGTGCCAAGAGTTGAATATGGACGAGGAGACCGCGGCTGAAGCCTTGCAAAATTTCACAGCGATCTGGGACACATACACTCTGGAG GGAGATGTGGTTCACTGGCTGGCCTGCTCGTTGTACACTGCTTGCCGCAGGGGCTCCACTCCTACTGTGGGGAAGGGCATGATGGAGGGGAACTTTGTGTCACTGACCAGAATTCTGCGCTCTTCAAAATTGAG TTTAATCCAGTTCTTCAGTAAGATGAAGAAATGGGCGGACATGTCCAGTTTGTCGCAGGAGTTTCGAGAACGAATTGAGCGCCTGGAGAGAAACTTCGAAGTGTCCACGGTCATTTTTAAGAAGTTTGAGCCGATCTTTCTGGACATGTTTCAAAACCCACAGGAAGAGCCCCCAAAGATCCCACGGAGCAGAAAGCAGAG ACGCCTTCCCTGCCATATCAGCGACGTCTTTAAATTCTGCTGGACCCTGTTTGTGTACACGAAAG GTAACTTCCGCATGATCGGTGATGATTTGGTGAATTCGTATCATCTTCTGCTTTGCTGCCTGGACTTGGTTTTCGGTAATGCGTTGCTGTGTCCAAACAGGAAGGATCTCATCAATCCTCATTTTAAag GGTTGCCAGCGGATTACCACGACCCTGACTACACTCTCCCTAAGGAGCCCCCCTGCATCATCGAGCGGCTGTGTGAACTGCATGACGGGCTGGTAGTGGAAGCCAAGGGCATAAAAGAGCACTACTTTAAACCGTACATCTGCAAGCTGTTTGAGAGACAG ATTTTAAAAGGGAATGATGAGTTTTTCACAGAAATGTTGGACATTCCGTATTTCACAGGCAACAA CAAAACGGTCAATAAGGAGTATGAAGAGTACGTTCTGACGGTCGGGGATTTCGACGAGAGGGTGTTTTTGGGAGCTGATGCTGATGAGGAAATCGGAACTCCTCGGAAGTCTGCTCTGGAATTCCCTGGAGGGAAGCTGTCTGCGAGGATGCAGGTGGAATGCAACCTTCAGCAGCATTTTGAAAAG ACACAGTCTTTTGCACCCTCGACTCCATTGACAGGACGTCGGTACCTGAGAGAGAAGGAGACCATGGTGACGCCCGTTTCCTCGGCAACACAGAGTGTCAGCCGCTTGCAAAGCATGGTGCTGGGGCTGAAGAACGCTCCCACTGAGCAGCTGCTGCAGATCTTCAG ttCTTGCTCCCGGAACCCCAGCGAAACCATTTTAAACAGAGTCAAGAGCCTGGGAGAGACTTTCCGTCGACACTATACGAGAGACACAGACGAGCAGCCCGGCTCTCATATGG ACTTTGCTGACAACAGATTGAAGCTAGCCGAGATCCTTTATTATAAAATTCTTGAGAACGTCATGGCGCAGGAAACGCGAAGGCTGCACGGAAAAGACATGGCA GTGTTGCTGGAACAGGATATATTTCACCGCTCTCTGATGGCTTGCTGCCTGGAAGTTGTCCTTTTTGCATACAGCTCTCAGCGCACTTTCCCCTGGATCATTAATGTCTTCAAGCTCAGGCCTTTCTACTTCTATAAG GTTATAGAGGTTGTGATCCGATCTGAGGAGGGGCTGTCCCGGGACATGGTGAAGCATCTGAACAGCATCGAGGAGCAGATCCTGGAGAGCCGTGCCTGGAGTCAGGACTCTGCTCTGTGGGAGTGTCTGAGAGTGGTGCAGAACAAAGTGCCTACCTGTGAGGAG GTGACCTTTCCTAGCAATTTTGAAAGTGGAAACGGCAGCGGGGGTCTGTCTCACCTGCCCATGGCGCCCCTTTCTCCAGTCATTCATCCTCGTCTTAAAGAAGTGCGGACCGACCTGAGCGGGAGCGCGAGACGAG ATGTCCCGCCTTCACCCATTTCGGTGCACGATCGCTACAGTTCTCCAATGGCTGGCAGTGCCAAGAGGCGTCTGTTTGGAGAGGACCCCTCCTCGGGATTCCCGGTGAGCAAGATCTCCTTCTCTCAGGGGGGGGCGCTGAAGATCATCcacaccccctcctcccccagaGACGCTGCCCCTCTGCCCCCTGGGTGCACGCTGGTCACTATGGCAACAGCTACGGTAACCACGACAAATGGGCAGAAGGTCATGATACCTGTGAAAG GAGTGGCGAATGAGACTGGGGGCATCACCTTCATACCCATGGGGGTGAACGCTGCTGACCAGCAGAAGGGTGTTGACAGCAGCAGCCCGACCCCGCTCTCTGCTCAAGCACTGCACGGCGCATCTCCGACACGCTCTCGAGGGGCCGCAGCGCAAGAGGCTCAGCCAGCGTCCAGCAAGCCCAAAAAGACTGGCTCTCTGGCACTGTTCTTCAGAAAG GTTTATCACTTGGCGAGTGTGCGGCTGCGGGACCTGTGTCTGAAGCTGGATATTTCTGCAGAGTTAAGGAGGAAGATCTGGACCTGTTTTGAGTTTTCCCTCGTCCACTGCACTGACCTAATGAAGGACAGACACTTGGACCAGTTACTGCTGTGTGCCGTCTACATACTGGCAAAG GTCACAAAAGAAGACCGATCGTTCCAGGATATAATGAAATGTTACCGGAGTCAGCCACAGGCCACCAGTCAC GTGTATAGGAGCGTTCTGCTGAAGAAAGCAGCCAGACCGCCACAGCCTGATGCCAACAATGCTGAGGGGCATGAAGAGAGGATGGATTGTG aagtTAAAAGTAAAGAAGGTTCCCCGACAGACAATTGCATTGATCCAGGAGATGACAGAGGCGACCTCATCCAATTCTACAATTCAGTATACATACTGCGAATGAAATCGTTTGCAATGAAGTATGCCATCACTAATCTGGACCATAGg ATGGAGGCACCCCCCTTGTCTCCGTTCCCATCTGTTAAATCCCTTCCACTCTCTCCACGCCGTATATCACAGAGACACTCTATCTATGTGTCTCCACACAAGAATGGGTCCTGCCTCACTCCAGTCTCTGCCATGACCTATAAGTTTAATGGCAGCCCTTCTAAG GATCTTCGAGATATCAACAACATGATCAAGCAGGGAGAGAGGATGAGCAAGAAGCGAGCTTTTACTATGGACAGCGACTCTGACTCGCCAGCCAAACGGCTGTGTCAGGAAAGCGACGATGTCCTGCTGAAGCGGCTGCAGGATGTTGTGAGCGAGAGGGCCAATCACTGA